DNA sequence from the Phaeobacter sp. G2 genome:
GTGGCCAGTTCCGCCGTGGGCCAGGCAAAGAGAAAATTCGGGGCGAAACCACGTCCGCACATGCCGTAGTTGCCTGCCCCGTATGAGCCGCCCAAGAGGACCGACAGGCGCGGCACCTTGGCAACCGACATGGCATAGACCAGCTTGGCACTGTCTTTGGCAATGCCGCCGCGCTCGGCTTCGGTGCCGACCATGAAGCCCGAGATGTTGTGGAGGAACAAAAGCGGGATGTTGCGTTGATCGCACATCGACACGAATTGCGCGCCCTTGAGCGAACTGTCGGACACAAGCGCCCCATTATTTGCGAGAATGCCCACTCGATAGCCGTGAATCCGCGCGGTGCCGCAGACCAGCGTCTCACCCCATCCGGGCTTGAATTCGCGGAATTCGCCGGCGTCGATCATGCGCAGTAGAACCTCGCGCATGTCATAGGGCTGTTTGCGATCGGCGCTGATGACGCCAAGCAGTTCCTCTGGGTTGCGCGCCGGCGGCGCGCAGGTTGCATCGGGACCCATCGGGCGCGACAGGCCCAGTTCGGATACGATGTCGCGCATCAGAGCAAGCGCATGATACTCGTCCTCGGCCAGATGGTCAGACACACCGGAGACGCGCGAATGCATCTCGGCCCCCCCCAATGTTTCTCCATCAACCTCTTCGTTGATCGCCACCTTGACGATCGAGGGGCCGCCCAGATGGATGCGTGCGTTGCCGCGTACCATGATGACTTCGTCCGACAGGGCCGGGATATAGGCCCCACCGGCCGTGCAGCCTCCAAAGACCGCCGCGATCTGCGGCAGGCCGCTCGCGGACATGTTGGTTTGACGATAAAAGGAATTGCCGAAATGGCGGGCATCGGGGAAAACCCGGTCCTGCTCTGGCAGATAGGCACCGCCGCAATCCACCAGATAGAGGCAGGGCAGCCGGTTCTCGGCTGCGATTTCCTGGGCGCGGATGTGTTTCTGCACGGTTTCGTGATAGAAAGACCCACCCTTCACTGTCGCATCGTTGGCGATCACAACGCAGGGAAGCCCGTGGACGATCCCGATACCGGTCACGATTCCCGCACCGGGCACCTCGCCCCCGTATTGACCGTAGGCGGCAAGCGACGACAGCTCAAGAAACGCAGTGCCCGTATCTACCAGCAGGTCGATCCGTTCGCGAACCAACAGCTTGCTGCGCTTGCGATGCCGCGCGACCATGTCGGGGCGGCCGCCAGCCGTTGCTTCGGCGATCCGCGCGCGCAGCGTTTCGACGCGCTCGCTTTGTGCGGCGTGGTTGCGGGTGTAGGTCTCTGATGCGGTCAGCACCGCTGTTTCAAGACGTGCCATGAAGTCAGGTATCCTGTCTTTGGAGTATCCCGTTGAGGAACACATCGGCATAGGTGCGTGACAACGCATCGGCGCTACCGCGGTCCGGGTCGAACCAATCGAGCGTGGCGTTCAATGTACCGATCAGCATCAGGCGCAGGCGACGGATATCGACGTCTTGCTTCAGCGTGCCATCTTTCTTAAGCTGGGACAGAAGACTGTCCCACTCAGCCTCATAGGTCCTGCGCGTGGGCAAGTTGGCATCCCGGACGGATTGCGGCACCTGCCCGAAAATACGCACATTCGCCGATGTATAATCGCTCACATCAAGAAGCGCGCGCAAATGCGCCCGGATCGCAGAGCGCAGGATCGTTTCGCCATCGGTATCGGCTGGCAGGTCGGTGATGGCGTCTCTCATACTCGCGTGAACGACCCGAATCCCTGCATCAAGAACGGCCGCGACGATCTCGTCCTTGGAACCGAAATGATAGTATATGCTACCCGCCTTGATCCCGGCGGCCTCGGCAATTTTTCGGAGCGAAACGGACCCGTAGCCTTGTTCGCGGAAAAGCCGCGCGGCAATGTCCAGCACCCCGTCCCGTCCAACCGCGCTGCGCGATGTCTCGTTGACTTTGATTGCCGTGTTTTGTGCCATAGACTTTCGTATCGCCCCAACGCCTAACTAACGCCTGTTAGGTTAATAGCCCAAGTGAGTAAATCGTCGTGATCGTGCCAGACTAGAGTCTGCGGAAAATTCCGCATTGGCGACCGCCAAGAGGCCGCCCAGACATTAATGTGCTTGCCCGGGCCCGATGACGGGGTCCGGGCAAATGCCTTAGATCACGAAACCGCCACCGCAGATGATGTGTTGGCCTGAAATGAAGTTCGATTCCGGCGCACAGAACAGATAGACAGCACCGGCAGCTTCTTCCGGAGTGCCGACCCGGCCCAGCGGGATCATGTGCTCCATCTGGGACAGGAGATCGGGATTCACGCCGACCTTGATCTCTTTTTCCTCGACCTGGATCGTGCTGTCTCCGTCGGCGCTGCCCTCGGTCAGGCGGGTGCGGATCGGGCCGAAAGCCACGGCATTGACGTTGACCTTGTAGCGGCCCCATTCCTTGGCCATCGTCCGGGTGACACCCAGAATGCCGGCCTTGGCGGCGGAATAGTTGATCTGGCCAGCATTGCCGCCGGTCCCTGCGATGGACGAGATGTTGACCACCTTGCGGAACACTTCCTGTCCGGCGGCGGCCTCTTCCTTGGCCTTGGCGCTGATCACCGGCTGCGCGGCGCGCAGGATCCTGAAGGGGGCCGTCAGGTGAACGTCGATGATCGCCTGCCATTGTTCGTCGGTCATTTTCTGAACGACGCTGTCCCAAGTATAGCCCGCATTGTTCACGATGATGTCCAGCCCGCCAAAGCTGTCCATGCCGGTCTTGATGAACCGTTCGGCAAAACCGTCTTCGGTGACGCTGCCGGCACAGACCACGGCCTCGGCTCCCGTTGCGCGTACCGCCTCGGCGGTTTCATTGGCCGGATCCGCATCCAGATCGTTGATCACCAGCCGGGCCCCTTCCGAGGCCAGTTTGAGAGCGATTTCGCGGCCAATGCCCCGGCCCGAGCCCGAGACCAGCGCCACGCGCCCGTCGAGTTTTCCAGTCATATTGATTCCTCCCGAAAGTCGCTATCAGGCTTTTTCATAAAGCGTGGTGACGCAGGCCCCGCCGAGGCCCAGATTGTGCTGAAGCGCCAGACGTGCGCCATCAACCTGGCGCGCATCTGCCTGGCCGCGAAGCTGCTGAACGAGCTCGGTACATTGCGCTAGGCCGGTCGCCCCAAGCGGATGGCCTTTGGACAATAGACCGCCCGACGGGTTGGTCACGTATTTTCCGCCGTAGGTGTTGTCGCCATCATCAACGAATTTCGCCGCTTCGCCGCGACCGCAAAGGCCAAGCGCCTCATAGGTGATCAGCTCGTTGTGGGCGAAACAGTCGTGCAGTTCGACCACATCCACGTCCTCGGGCCCGATGCCCGCGTCCTCGTAAACCTGATCGGCGGCGCGCTTGGCCATCGAAAAGCCGACCACTTCGCGCATGTCATGGGCTTCGAAAGTTTCCGGGCCGTCCGTCGTCATGGCCTGCGCCGCGATCCGAACCGAACTGTCCAGTCCGTGCTTGTCGGCGAATTCCTTGGAACAAATGATCGCGGCGGCCGCGCCACAGGTTGGCGGACAGGCCATGAGCTTGGTCATGATGCCGGGCCAGACGACCTGGGTGGCCATGACGTCTTCCGCCGTCACCTCCTGCCGGAACAGGGCAACCGGATTCTTCGCAGCATGTCGGCTGGCCTTGGCGCGGATTTTTGCGAAGGTTTCCAGGGGGGTGCCGAACTCGTCCATATGCGCCTTGCCCGCACCGCCGAAGTACCGCAGCGCCAGCGGGATCTCGGCACTGCCAACCAGTTCGTCGGTTTCTCTGTCGAATGCCGCAAAGGGGCTGACCCGGTCATGGAACATCGCACCGATTGCGCCGGGCTGCATCTGTTCGAACCCTAGTGCCAGAGCACATTCGACCGCGCCGCTTTCAACTGCCTGCCTGGCCAGGAACAGGGCGGACGATCCGGTCGAGCAGTTGTTGTTCACATTCAGAACCGGGATGCCTGTCATTCCGACATGGTACAGGGCGCGCTGACCGCAGGTGCTGTCGCCATAGACATAGCCAACATAGGCCTGTTGGACTTTATCATAATCCAACCCCGCGTCAGCCAGAGCGGACCGGGTCGCAGCGGTCGCCATCACATCGTAGCTTTCGGATTTTCCCGGCTTCTGGAACGGGACCATCCCAACGCCTGCAACATAGGCTTTGTCTGTCATTTCTCTCTCTCCCAAGTTCGGTCAGGCCACCCTAATCGGTCCGCCAGTCTATTTTCTACCATTTGTTAGATTTTTAATTCTAACCTTGGGAAGTGTCAATATCGCCAAGCTGTGACGTAGGGAGCTTGCGCTATTTTCTAACTTGTGTTTGATTTCGGGCCACACGCCCTGATCGGCGGCACAATTGAGGGATTCTGGTCCCGGCGCAACCGCCGACAAGCGTTTAGCACTCAGCTTACGAAAGGTGGTCGGAATGGCATACTGTTATGAGTTCAAGGGTTTTATACCCGTCGTGCCCGAGGATACATATGTCCACCCTCAGGCCGTTCTGATCGGGAATGTCATCCTGGGTCATGGATGCTACATCGG
Encoded proteins:
- a CDS encoding methylcrotonoyl-CoA carboxylase, yielding MARLETAVLTASETYTRNHAAQSERVETLRARIAEATAGGRPDMVARHRKRSKLLVRERIDLLVDTGTAFLELSSLAAYGQYGGEVPGAGIVTGIGIVHGLPCVVIANDATVKGGSFYHETVQKHIRAQEIAAENRLPCLYLVDCGGAYLPEQDRVFPDARHFGNSFYRQTNMSASGLPQIAAVFGGCTAGGAYIPALSDEVIMVRGNARIHLGGPSIVKVAINEEVDGETLGGAEMHSRVSGVSDHLAEDEYHALALMRDIVSELGLSRPMGPDATCAPPARNPEELLGVISADRKQPYDMREVLLRMIDAGEFREFKPGWGETLVCGTARIHGYRVGILANNGALVSDSSLKGAQFVSMCDQRNIPLLFLHNISGFMVGTEAERGGIAKDSAKLVYAMSVAKVPRLSVLLGGSYGAGNYGMCGRGFAPNFLFAWPTAELATMSADIATNVMLELRRQKGGDPGKMEADMKLIEEQVRAQYGEQSDPYYATSRLWDDGLIEPAQTRDILGLCLAIVTSVPEAGRHTPVFRM
- a CDS encoding TetR/AcrR family transcriptional regulator, which gives rise to MAQNTAIKVNETSRSAVGRDGVLDIAARLFREQGYGSVSLRKIAEAAGIKAGSIYYHFGSKDEIVAAVLDAGIRVVHASMRDAITDLPADTDGETILRSAIRAHLRALLDVSDYTSANVRIFGQVPQSVRDANLPTRRTYEAEWDSLLSQLKKDGTLKQDVDIRRLRLMLIGTLNATLDWFDPDRGSADALSRTYADVFLNGILQRQDT
- a CDS encoding SDR family oxidoreductase codes for the protein MTGKLDGRVALVSGSGRGIGREIALKLASEGARLVINDLDADPANETAEAVRATGAEAVVCAGSVTEDGFAERFIKTGMDSFGGLDIIVNNAGYTWDSVVQKMTDEQWQAIIDVHLTAPFRILRAAQPVISAKAKEEAAAGQEVFRKVVNISSIAGTGGNAGQINYSAAKAGILGVTRTMAKEWGRYKVNVNAVAFGPIRTRLTEGSADGDSTIQVEEKEIKVGVNPDLLSQMEHMIPLGRVGTPEEAAGAVYLFCAPESNFISGQHIICGGGFVI
- a CDS encoding lipid-transfer protein, with the translated sequence MTDKAYVAGVGMVPFQKPGKSESYDVMATAATRSALADAGLDYDKVQQAYVGYVYGDSTCGQRALYHVGMTGIPVLNVNNNCSTGSSALFLARQAVESGAVECALALGFEQMQPGAIGAMFHDRVSPFAAFDRETDELVGSAEIPLALRYFGGAGKAHMDEFGTPLETFAKIRAKASRHAAKNPVALFRQEVTAEDVMATQVVWPGIMTKLMACPPTCGAAAAIICSKEFADKHGLDSSVRIAAQAMTTDGPETFEAHDMREVVGFSMAKRAADQVYEDAGIGPEDVDVVELHDCFAHNELITYEALGLCGRGEAAKFVDDGDNTYGGKYVTNPSGGLLSKGHPLGATGLAQCTELVQQLRGQADARQVDGARLALQHNLGLGGACVTTLYEKA